From a region of the Acinetobacter larvae genome:
- a CDS encoding D-amino acid dehydrogenase, which translates to MKKHVVVIGGGVIGLSTCYALIQAGHSVTLVEAQDAVAQQTSFANGGQLSYRYVAPLADAGVPQQALQWFYKVDSPLNFRLKCSPQQWAWLFKFLWACNRKDNIVNGEHILRLSLYSQSIMNQWREDLGDFCWAKSGKMVIHRQDKIFQKAQTGVDAQVQQILSRDETVAVEPALTGITAQICGSIYTPADETADCYQFCLRLLEKLKQYQGFNCLYQHQVMAFERHNDQIRAIQSTQARIEADEFVIAAGNGSTALFELLGIHVPLYGLKGYSLTLDFPAQQGIVPNISVTDYAHKIVYAKLKDKLRIAAMVDIGYDDLGIRPERIQALKQIVQATFPALQGLDDAVQWCGARPSTPKGPPIIGRTRYKNLWSNIGQGSLGFTLAAGSAEVLSQLISQAQPPIALDGLSMEL; encoded by the coding sequence ATGAAAAAACATGTAGTTGTCATCGGTGGCGGTGTCATTGGTTTAAGTACATGTTATGCGCTGATCCAAGCTGGTCATAGCGTGACTTTAGTCGAAGCACAGGATGCCGTGGCGCAGCAAACCAGCTTTGCCAATGGTGGGCAACTTAGTTATCGCTATGTGGCACCTTTGGCGGATGCGGGTGTACCGCAACAAGCCTTACAGTGGTTCTATAAAGTGGATTCACCCCTTAATTTTAGATTGAAATGCTCTCCTCAGCAGTGGGCATGGCTATTCAAGTTTTTATGGGCGTGTAATCGCAAAGATAATATCGTCAATGGCGAACATATTTTACGTTTATCTTTATATAGCCAAAGCATTATGAATCAATGGCGTGAAGACCTAGGTGATTTTTGTTGGGCGAAATCAGGGAAAATGGTTATCCATCGTCAAGATAAAATTTTTCAAAAAGCCCAGACGGGGGTAGATGCTCAAGTTCAACAAATTTTATCACGGGATGAAACTGTTGCTGTAGAACCGGCATTGACAGGCATTACTGCGCAAATTTGCGGTTCTATTTATACACCAGCAGATGAAACGGCAGATTGCTATCAGTTTTGTTTACGCTTGCTTGAAAAATTAAAACAATATCAGGGCTTTAATTGTTTGTATCAGCATCAAGTGATGGCTTTTGAGCGCCACAATGATCAGATTCGTGCTATTCAAAGTACACAAGCTCGTATAGAGGCTGATGAATTTGTAATTGCAGCGGGTAATGGCAGTACTGCCTTATTTGAGTTATTAGGTATTCACGTGCCGCTTTACGGTTTAAAAGGTTATAGTTTGACTTTAGACTTTCCCGCCCAGCAAGGTATTGTACCGAATATCAGTGTGACGGATTATGCGCATAAAATTGTCTATGCCAAATTGAAGGATAAATTACGTATTGCTGCCATGGTCGATATTGGCTATGACGATCTAGGCATTCGCCCTGAACGTATTCAAGCTTTGAAACAAATCGTACAAGCGACTTTTCCAGCCTTACAAGGTCTTGATGATGCGGTGCAATGGTGCGGTGCAAGACCATCTACACCCAAAGGACCGCCTATTATTGGTCGTACCCGTTATAAAAATCTCTGGTCTAATATTGGACAAGGAAGCTTAGGTTTTACCTTAGCCGCTGGGAGTGCTGAGGTATTGTCACAATTAATCAGTCAAGCACAGCCCCCAATCGCATTAGATGGTTTATCGATGGAGTTATAA
- a CDS encoding RidA family protein, which yields MSNQIQRHQLSARLAGCVVHNGLVYLSGQVPTTLDADVKVQTEEVLAKIDALLAQVNTDNRRILSAQIWLKDIARDFAVFNQCWEAWLPADAAPARAALQADLARPEVLVEIMLTAAL from the coding sequence ATGAGTAATCAAATACAGCGTCACCAGCTTTCAGCACGTCTAGCTGGTTGCGTGGTTCATAATGGATTGGTGTATTTATCTGGACAAGTTCCAACAACACTAGATGCAGATGTCAAAGTACAGACTGAAGAGGTCTTGGCAAAAATTGACGCTTTGTTGGCGCAGGTCAATACCGATAACCGTCGTATTCTCAGTGCGCAAATCTGGTTAAAAGATATTGCGCGTGATTTTGCCGTATTTAATCAATGCTGGGAAGCGTGGTTACCTGCTGATGCAGCACCAGCACGCGCTGCTTTACAAGCTGATCTCGCCCGTCCAGAAGTGCTGGTTGAGATTATGCTCACAGCTGCTTTGTAG
- a CDS encoding carbonic anhydrase produces MMHTIKKYLFSSTILTVSLITHANETVHWGYDAERGPAQWGKLSADYKACSDGKNQTPINITNVYESEHKHPIDVEYQVHPNHVVFNGHTVQINSQDQSDYLVLDQEKYYLQQFHLHTPSENQIDGKSFPLELHFVNANAQGELTVMAVMFELGQKNSEWDKIWADLSYKENDVKSLAQEVDLEKLLPKNREYYRFSGSLTTPPCSEGVNWIVYKQPMTISKQQLAEFQKILKGHSNNRPIQPTHGRIVIAD; encoded by the coding sequence ATGATGCATACCATAAAAAAATATCTATTCAGTAGTACGATTTTAACGGTAAGCTTGATAACACATGCGAATGAAACGGTACATTGGGGCTATGATGCTGAGCGTGGACCAGCGCAATGGGGTAAGTTGAGCGCAGATTATAAAGCCTGTAGTGATGGTAAAAATCAGACACCGATCAATATTACCAATGTTTATGAAAGTGAACATAAACATCCGATAGATGTGGAATATCAAGTTCATCCCAATCATGTCGTGTTTAATGGTCATACTGTACAGATCAATAGCCAAGATCAATCAGATTATTTAGTGCTTGACCAAGAAAAATATTATTTACAGCAATTTCACTTGCATACCCCAAGTGAAAATCAGATTGATGGGAAAAGTTTTCCGCTGGAGCTGCACTTTGTAAATGCCAATGCACAGGGTGAACTGACGGTCATGGCGGTGATGTTTGAGCTCGGGCAGAAAAATAGTGAATGGGATAAAATCTGGGCAGATTTATCTTATAAAGAAAATGATGTAAAAAGCTTAGCGCAAGAAGTCGATTTAGAAAAATTATTGCCTAAAAATCGGGAGTATTATCGTTTTTCTGGTTCTTTAACCACACCACCTTGTAGTGAAGGGGTGAACTGGATCGTCTATAAACAACCGATGACGATTTCAAAACAACAACTTGCTGAATTTCAAAAAATATTAAAAGGGCATTCGAATAATCGTCCGATTCAACCCACTCACGGGCGTATTGTCATTGCAGACTAG
- a CDS encoding sigma-70 family RNA polymerase sigma factor, translated as MQTPTVEHLYRDHHSWLYGWLKHRLQQDSLAADLAHDTFVKILQHQERYSLEQPRALLTTIAKNLSYRWWHRKQIEEAYLQQLQFIAPQYYPSPEQELQAIQLLVELYMLMDQLQQREQQVFIKWQIDGLCYAEIAEQLGVSLITVKRDMKKVMLCCLKLFELDD; from the coding sequence ATGCAGACTCCCACTGTTGAACATCTCTATCGAGACCATCATTCGTGGTTATATGGATGGCTGAAGCATCGTCTTCAACAAGACAGTCTTGCAGCTGATTTAGCACATGATACTTTTGTCAAAATTTTACAGCATCAAGAGCGTTATAGCTTAGAACAACCACGAGCACTGTTGACCACGATTGCCAAAAATCTGAGTTATCGCTGGTGGCATAGAAAACAAATCGAAGAAGCTTATCTACAACAATTACAATTCATTGCGCCGCAGTATTACCCGTCACCAGAACAAGAATTACAAGCCATTCAGTTACTGGTTGAACTTTATATGTTAATGGATCAATTACAACAACGTGAACAACAAGTCTTTATAAAATGGCAGATCGATGGCTTGTGTTATGCTGAGATTGCAGAACAATTGGGTGTCTCTTTGATTACAGTCAAACGTGATATGAAAAAAGTCATGCTCTGTTGTTTAAAGCTATTTGAGCTGGATGACTGA
- a CDS encoding FecR family protein, which produces MTAQHNDCEAEILEQAAEWLVRLEEGPLNSSEELLFQHWLAQSPLHQKLWQRAEKLQRKLHHRADYLPDHMAKRFLQAQKPAHPMLFKNLVLLLGITGIIGSGYFVVRTQAWDADYRTAYGEQRQITLADGSVLTLNSKTAIDIDYAQNERAIHLRYGEVYIETGKDRQQRPFHVYGQHGRLLALGTAFAVQQHEKKSTLWVTEHAVRIDTQYSHQQQTLAAGYQVEYDNHKIFNAQPLQTEQLLWRKGLLLANRYSMAQFSAMLTENYGVRVQLDPQQQQQLAKIEISGTFPSNDLNRTLQLLVTTYPVAIERSRFTGTVYISTKK; this is translated from the coding sequence GTGACAGCACAGCATAACGATTGCGAAGCCGAGATTTTAGAGCAAGCCGCTGAGTGGCTGGTGCGTTTAGAAGAGGGTCCATTAAATAGCAGCGAGGAATTGCTTTTTCAGCATTGGTTGGCTCAAAGTCCTTTACATCAAAAACTATGGCAGCGTGCCGAGAAATTACAACGTAAGCTGCATCATCGTGCCGATTATTTGCCTGATCATATGGCGAAGCGTTTCTTGCAAGCACAAAAGCCTGCTCATCCGATGCTGTTTAAAAATCTGGTGTTGCTGTTGGGGATTACGGGGATTATTGGCAGTGGATACTTTGTAGTACGTACGCAGGCTTGGGATGCGGATTATCGTACCGCCTATGGCGAGCAACGACAAATCACTTTAGCCGATGGCTCTGTACTCACACTCAACAGTAAAACTGCAATTGATATCGATTATGCGCAAAATGAGCGTGCCATACATCTACGCTATGGCGAAGTGTATATTGAAACAGGCAAAGATCGGCAGCAACGTCCTTTTCATGTATATGGTCAACATGGTCGTTTATTGGCCTTGGGAACAGCTTTTGCCGTACAGCAGCATGAGAAAAAGAGCACTTTATGGGTGACTGAACATGCGGTACGCATTGATACCCAATATAGTCATCAACAGCAAACCTTAGCAGCAGGTTATCAAGTTGAGTATGACAATCACAAAATTTTTAATGCTCAGCCTTTACAGACTGAACAGTTGTTATGGCGTAAAGGGTTATTACTGGCGAATCGTTATAGCATGGCGCAGTTTAGTGCCATGCTGACAGAAAATTATGGTGTACGTGTTCAGCTAGATCCACAGCAACAACAGCAATTGGCAAAGATTGAAATTTCAGGCACGTTCCCAAGTAACGACCTCAATCGCACATTGCAATTGCTGGTGACGACCTATCCTGTAGCAATTGAACGTTCACGTTTTACCGGTACGGTTTATATCTCAACTAAAAAATAA
- a CDS encoding TonB-dependent receptor has product MTRFLVTPLSLAIQRSIVCGISGALFYSAAALVQAAPAQTLHYRIPASSLDHALILFSAQSEIEFVFDPKGIKHLQSQGLQGSYSVDAGLTALLAPHGLEAQQTSRGYILRTTAPQPTSTTASATQQQQVTAPLGVNLPVGQTAVVAQMSPIILNAQATAADAVYKANASSTYLSAEALNRFNRSSPSDILKGIAGVQTGDSRNGGALDVNIRGIQGMGRVAVTVDGAQQAIESYRGYAGTSNRSYIPTELISHVTIEKGPNTRAGSAGGIAGTVAMQTIGVKDILLEGQQQGARLTGNLWSNSVDPQTAEGAHDYSPRHSSSGLSQLKGRSGSIAVATQSEKFDVVAAYATQHQGNYYAGKHGSSRYDGTPQMRTVADVYKAGEEVLNTSNQSESFLLKTTIRPTDTQSLELGYRYFDGEFGEIMGSALFRGNGSSIPQWPTGNMRINSYTAKYQYNPENPLINFKLNTWFSDAKNHQLNAGPTAPASQASTVSPDYNWSRLRNWRWGTDFSNELLFKPKWGDLMWTVGGSFLVEDIRPNHVEVTEEDRLNNRVLRDAKRYEASFLSQLNFKPTDKIELYAGGRYTYFRNEDRNRMAHRETIYSNKPHKRVHLSLRTATGWTRYGYVEWYPTQNGEYVAAQNPGELLLSGNSKDIMINAYGGPYTLEEFEKFLGGKVIGYDVDKNEQPGVIDRYEYHYDDKLKQSGESFAPFFGASYQLTDYAHVYASYKEAIRVPGLFETTMGTMAGLIPTDQALKPERSRNIEVGISAYKDQLFSTNDMARLKVNYFNTDIKNYIARYFNGEYLNMYNSDSYRVSGMELQAMYDVGQYFADLAVTKYFKARTCDAKIAQRIREQGLPDTPDCTEGGFDGSYVNTQNPPDHTIALTLGSRWLDNKLTLGTRMTQTSGPIANLNKRWQAQTTTFQIYYEPVRIFDVFANYQLKESLAVNFSIDNLTDRYYLDPLAQSYMPAPGRSYRLGASFKF; this is encoded by the coding sequence ATGACACGATTTTTGGTAACACCGCTCTCCCTTGCCATACAACGTTCAATCGTATGTGGTATTTCAGGTGCTTTGTTTTATAGTGCGGCCGCACTGGTTCAGGCTGCACCAGCACAAACACTGCATTATCGTATTCCAGCCAGTAGTTTGGATCATGCATTGATTTTATTTAGTGCACAGTCTGAAATAGAGTTTGTATTTGATCCCAAAGGTATTAAGCATTTACAAAGTCAGGGTCTACAAGGTAGTTATAGTGTAGACGCTGGGCTTACTGCGTTATTGGCACCACATGGTTTAGAGGCGCAGCAAACCAGTCGTGGCTATATCTTGCGGACCACAGCGCCACAGCCGACCTCGACCACAGCATCAGCAACGCAACAACAGCAGGTTACTGCGCCACTTGGTGTCAATTTGCCAGTAGGGCAGACGGCTGTGGTGGCACAAATGAGTCCAATTATTTTAAATGCGCAAGCCACGGCTGCTGATGCTGTTTATAAAGCCAATGCCTCCAGTACCTATCTTTCTGCCGAAGCACTGAATCGTTTTAACCGTAGTTCTCCATCAGATATTTTAAAGGGTATTGCTGGGGTACAAACCGGTGATAGCCGTAATGGTGGTGCTCTGGATGTCAATATTCGTGGTATTCAAGGCATGGGGCGTGTGGCTGTAACGGTCGATGGTGCACAACAAGCCATTGAAAGTTATCGTGGTTATGCAGGAACTTCAAATCGGAGTTATATTCCAACCGAATTGATTAGTCATGTGACGATTGAAAAAGGTCCAAATACCCGTGCTGGCTCAGCAGGTGGGATTGCCGGAACTGTTGCCATGCAGACAATAGGGGTGAAAGATATTCTGCTGGAGGGGCAACAACAGGGGGCACGTCTTACGGGGAATCTATGGAGCAATAGTGTCGACCCACAAACAGCAGAGGGTGCGCATGATTATTCACCTCGGCATAGCAGTTCAGGCTTATCACAGTTAAAAGGACGCTCAGGTAGTATTGCCGTCGCAACGCAAAGTGAAAAATTTGATGTTGTAGCAGCCTATGCGACACAGCATCAGGGCAATTACTATGCTGGTAAACATGGCAGTAGTCGCTATGATGGTACGCCACAAATGCGTACCGTAGCAGATGTGTATAAAGCCGGTGAAGAAGTGCTGAATACTTCCAACCAGAGCGAGTCATTCTTGCTCAAAACCACCATTCGACCGACTGATACACAAAGTTTGGAATTGGGCTATCGTTATTTTGATGGCGAGTTTGGCGAGATTATGGGGTCGGCGTTATTCCGTGGCAATGGCAGCAGTATTCCACAGTGGCCAACTGGTAATATGCGCATCAATAGCTATACCGCCAAATATCAATACAACCCTGAAAATCCGCTGATCAATTTTAAACTCAATACTTGGTTTAGCGATGCGAAGAATCATCAGCTCAATGCCGGACCAACTGCACCCGCATCTCAAGCCTCTACGGTGAGTCCAGACTATAACTGGTCTAGACTGCGTAACTGGCGCTGGGGAACAGACTTTAGCAATGAGTTATTGTTCAAGCCCAAATGGGGCGATCTCATGTGGACTGTTGGAGGTTCGTTCTTGGTGGAGGATATTCGCCCGAATCATGTGGAGGTGACAGAAGAAGATCGTCTCAATAATCGGGTGCTCAGAGATGCCAAACGTTACGAAGCGAGTTTTTTATCGCAATTAAACTTTAAACCGACCGATAAAATCGAACTTTATGCAGGGGGGCGTTATACTTATTTCCGCAATGAAGACCGTAACCGCATGGCGCATCGTGAAACGATTTATAGTAATAAACCGCATAAACGCGTGCATTTAAGTTTACGGACAGCAACGGGTTGGACGCGTTATGGTTATGTCGAGTGGTATCCAACACAAAATGGTGAATATGTTGCTGCACAAAATCCAGGTGAATTGCTCCTCAGTGGCAATAGCAAGGATATTATGATCAATGCCTATGGGGGTCCGTATACGCTGGAAGAATTTGAAAAATTCTTGGGTGGGAAAGTCATCGGCTATGATGTTGATAAAAATGAACAGCCGGGTGTAATTGACCGCTATGAATATCACTATGATGATAAGTTAAAACAAAGTGGTGAAAGTTTTGCTCCATTCTTTGGTGCGAGTTATCAACTGACCGATTATGCACATGTCTATGCCAGCTATAAAGAAGCGATTCGGGTACCTGGTTTATTTGAAACCACAATGGGAACCATGGCTGGTTTAATTCCAACCGATCAAGCCCTTAAACCAGAACGTTCTCGAAATATTGAAGTGGGTATCAGTGCCTATAAAGATCAGCTCTTTAGCACAAATGATATGGCACGGCTCAAGGTCAATTATTTTAATACGGACATTAAAAACTATATTGCCCGCTACTTTAATGGTGAATACCTCAACATGTATAACAGTGATAGTTATCGTGTTTCTGGGATGGAACTACAGGCGATGTATGATGTGGGGCAGTATTTTGCCGATCTGGCGGTGACCAAGTACTTTAAAGCCAGAACCTGTGATGCAAAAATTGCCCAACGGATCCGTGAGCAGGGCTTGCCGGATACACCAGACTGTACCGAAGGTGGTTTTGATGGTTCTTATGTGAATACACAAAATCCACCTGATCACACGATTGCACTGACTTTAGGAAGTCGTTGGTTGGATAATAAATTGACTTTAGGTACTCGAATGACACAAACCAGTGGTCCAATTGCCAACCTTAACAAACGCTGGCAAGCACAAACCACAACCTTCCAAATTTACTATGAGCCTGTGCGTATCTTTGATGTATTTGCCAATTATCAGCTTAAAGAGAGTTTAGCAGTGAATTTCTCCATAGATAACCTGACAGATCGTTATTATTTAGATCCATTGGCGCAGAGTTATATGCCGGCACCTGGTCGAAGTTATCGTCTTGGCGCAAGCTTTAAGTTCTAA
- a CDS encoding DUF6607 family protein: protein MHKVTSLTVLLASFLTLSGLSHAENVKTPVTTQNQVIAVTNTLSQAEAHAAILKMAGKFNVTFEFEELYSPDADYTVKDKTLTKAQDIVFPIEISENKISLQHVLLIPNGTVVKHWRQDWEYQPTQAWRYIGHYQWEKVQYDAQQVKGKWLQTVWNSDDSPRYAALGEWSNTTGMLAWASDLTDKPLPRREYSKRDDYDLMKSINRHVITPQGWVQEEENWKYQTAQQQSVVREVGINRYTQDAAIDDHAVTQYWQANQAYWAQVRKLWNQALSNNFTIALRSPEVKDVEPRKPHYIAFLDQAEALQGKKLSDQQRYQQAKQLLNSELIRGEVR, encoded by the coding sequence ATGCATAAAGTTACGTCCCTTACTGTATTGCTCGCCTCTTTTTTAACTTTAAGTGGTTTGTCTCACGCTGAAAATGTGAAAACTCCTGTAACAACGCAAAATCAAGTTATTGCTGTGACGAATACCTTGTCTCAAGCAGAGGCACATGCAGCTATTTTAAAAATGGCTGGTAAGTTTAATGTCACTTTTGAATTTGAGGAATTGTATAGTCCCGATGCTGACTATACCGTGAAAGATAAAACCCTAACCAAAGCTCAGGATATTGTATTTCCAATAGAAATTTCTGAAAACAAAATCTCTTTACAACATGTGTTGTTGATTCCAAATGGTACTGTCGTCAAGCATTGGCGTCAGGACTGGGAATATCAGCCCACACAAGCATGGCGTTATATTGGGCATTATCAATGGGAAAAAGTGCAGTATGATGCACAACAAGTCAAAGGTAAGTGGTTACAAACAGTATGGAATTCAGATGATTCCCCTCGTTATGCCGCACTGGGTGAATGGAGTAATACAACGGGAATGCTGGCTTGGGCATCAGATTTGACCGATAAGCCTTTGCCACGTCGTGAATATAGCAAACGTGATGACTATGATTTAATGAAATCGATTAATCGCCATGTCATTACCCCTCAAGGTTGGGTACAAGAAGAAGAAAACTGGAAATATCAGACCGCGCAACAGCAGAGTGTGGTACGTGAAGTGGGTATAAACCGCTATACCCAAGATGCTGCCATTGATGATCATGCTGTCACGCAATATTGGCAAGCCAATCAAGCCTATTGGGCACAAGTACGCAAATTATGGAATCAGGCTTTAAGCAATAATTTCACCATTGCACTACGTTCACCTGAAGTCAAAGATGTAGAACCGCGTAAGCCGCACTATATTGCCTTCTTAGATCAAGCAGAAGCGCTACAAGGCAAAAAACTCAGTGACCAACAACGTTATCAGCAAGCCAAACAACTGCTGAACAGCGAATTAATTCGCGGTGAAGTACGTTAA
- a CDS encoding TonB-dependent receptor domain-containing protein translates to MQKASPLSGLLLCVASTSAAVHAAEQLSNAQAEQQEEVTQTQSTQNNTDPVKPVKLSTIHLKAKDAFDQAGAASQRGADEFGRDLNSVLRDMPGSFTQHDIGQGGIAVNLRGLEGLGRVNTTIDGVSQTFYQSTPHGWNGNTTYIDENFVAGVDIEKGSVSGAAGANALAGSVNFRTINADDLIKEGQHYGARIVLRSGDNGYGENGMLATAMRHRFANDANVAATLAFSAKNKYGYKNGAGEKVAGDKFSEGLAQDAGSQARSLLSKVEFSPNAYHHFLLSYITNDSEISNNHTPLQIDTQMGLFEYKYNPLSDWVNFKFSSSYNVAEQEYIDDGSHSSQNAGRKTKNPALTFNVENTSSFEFGPSNLDLHYGAKLLRNRYQSSKPQEYNDTEYSGIVEGQQNIQSYFIDAALDLGRFSVQTGLRKENYEIKGYLPPVDVETEVIFPKGGDVDFSRKESHFNPHIRLAYRFSDWLQLYGSYALTSRSPNVNEVMYASNPGAPFSINPFLKGEESENRDVGINIIQSGIFREDDIFKAKLNYFNNRVKNYIVEDNFYLCMEDTVFQCDFNEMMQNDSYYESVRIYHNVADTTKMDGYELEMSYQTGLGYARLSYSKTKTDFPINYLADMGFSHLNNLPSSYWGLELGSYWFDHRLLAGLKLSYTGQDTVADGVDTDLDAQLTTQIKASPILANVFLKYQFNPHTQLFFDVENVTNRVYNYPASGGTIGTGNTSNTWANQGTGRGRTLSAGITVNF, encoded by the coding sequence ATGCAAAAAGCAAGCCCACTTTCTGGCTTATTGCTTTGTGTCGCCAGCACCTCAGCTGCGGTGCACGCAGCAGAGCAACTCAGCAATGCTCAAGCTGAACAGCAAGAAGAAGTCACTCAAACTCAATCTACGCAGAACAATACAGATCCGGTTAAACCGGTCAAATTGTCGACCATTCATTTGAAAGCCAAAGATGCATTTGATCAAGCTGGTGCTGCGAGTCAGCGTGGAGCAGATGAGTTTGGTCGTGATCTCAATAGCGTATTACGTGATATGCCGGGTAGTTTTACTCAGCATGATATTGGTCAAGGCGGCATCGCGGTCAATCTTCGTGGTCTAGAAGGATTGGGACGCGTCAATACCACCATCGATGGGGTAAGCCAAACGTTTTATCAATCGACACCGCATGGCTGGAATGGGAATACCACGTATATTGATGAAAATTTTGTGGCGGGTGTAGATATTGAAAAAGGCAGTGTATCCGGTGCAGCAGGTGCCAATGCGTTGGCGGGGAGTGTCAATTTTAGAACCATTAATGCGGATGATTTGATCAAGGAGGGTCAGCATTATGGTGCACGGATTGTGTTGCGTAGTGGTGATAATGGCTATGGTGAAAATGGTATGCTCGCCACAGCAATGCGTCATCGTTTTGCCAATGACGCCAATGTCGCCGCCACGCTTGCTTTTAGCGCTAAAAATAAATATGGCTATAAAAATGGCGCTGGTGAGAAAGTGGCGGGTGATAAGTTTTCTGAAGGGCTGGCACAAGATGCAGGGTCGCAAGCGCGCTCATTGCTCAGTAAAGTTGAGTTTAGCCCCAATGCCTATCATCACTTTTTATTGAGTTATATCACCAACGATAGTGAGATCTCAAATAACCATACCCCATTGCAAATCGATACCCAAATGGGGTTATTTGAATATAAATATAATCCTTTGTCTGATTGGGTTAATTTTAAATTTAGTAGTTCTTATAATGTGGCTGAACAAGAATATATCGATGATGGCAGCCATAGTAGTCAAAATGCCGGACGTAAAACCAAGAACCCGGCGTTGACTTTTAATGTGGAAAATACCTCAAGTTTCGAGTTTGGTCCCAGCAATTTAGACCTACATTATGGTGCCAAGTTGCTACGTAACCGTTATCAGAGTAGTAAACCACAAGAATATAACGATACCGAGTATAGTGGTATTGTTGAGGGGCAGCAAAATATTCAAAGTTATTTTATAGATGCAGCCTTAGACCTCGGACGCTTCAGTGTACAGACAGGTTTAAGAAAAGAAAACTATGAAATTAAAGGTTATCTGCCACCTGTTGATGTCGAAACTGAAGTGATTTTCCCCAAAGGTGGCGATGTCGATTTTAGCCGTAAAGAATCGCATTTTAATCCACACATTCGTTTGGCTTATCGTTTTAGCGATTGGTTGCAATTGTATGGCAGCTATGCCTTGACCAGTCGTAGCCCCAATGTCAATGAAGTGATGTATGCCAGTAACCCAGGCGCGCCGTTTTCGATTAACCCTTTCTTAAAAGGTGAAGAATCTGAAAACCGCGATGTGGGGATTAATATTATCCAATCAGGTATTTTTCGCGAGGATGATATTTTTAAAGCCAAGTTGAATTATTTTAATAACCGCGTCAAAAATTATATTGTTGAGGACAACTTCTATCTTTGTATGGAGGATACGGTTTTTCAATGTGATTTCAACGAAATGATGCAAAATGATAGCTACTATGAATCTGTGCGGATATATCACAATGTCGCAGATACCACCAAAATGGATGGTTATGAACTGGAAATGTCCTATCAAACGGGTCTAGGCTATGCGCGTTTGAGTTATAGTAAAACCAAAACTGATTTTCCAATCAACTATTTAGCCGATATGGGCTTCTCACATTTAAACAATTTGCCATCATCTTATTGGGGCTTAGAGTTGGGAAGCTATTGGTTTGATCATCGTCTCTTGGCGGGATTAAAGCTCAGCTATACCGGACAAGATACCGTGGCGGATGGGGTAGATACTGACTTAGATGCTCAGCTCACCACCCAGATTAAGGCATCACCGATCTTGGCCAATGTATTTTTGAAATATCAATTTAATCCACATACCCAGTTATTCTTTGATGTCGAGAATGTGACCAACCGCGTGTACAACTATCCAGCCAGCGGTGGCACCATTGGAACTGGGAATACCAGTAATACTTGGGCCAACCAAGGTACTGGACGTGGACGGACCCTGTCTGCTGGGATCACTGTTAATTTCTAA